In Ailuropoda melanoleuca isolate Jingjing chromosome 4, ASM200744v2, whole genome shotgun sequence, the following proteins share a genomic window:
- the LOC100475158 gene encoding retinol dehydrogenase 11-like isoform X2 — MPVRQPSSSSGRAAGQQVFAMLWWSLLSALLWGPGFVLLMLVLLLRRSVRLWHESYLWDLQQCAADLTGKTAVVTGASSGIGKAVSQELACRGARVILACRNWERGQQALAEIQAASKNNCLLLCQVDLSSMASIRSFARWLLQEYPEIHLLVNNAGICGFPRTLTPEGLDLTFATNYVGPFLLTNLLQGALQRAGSARVVNVSSFRHAYGYVDEKHLTGAGKPLAFNQNYDCSKLLLTSFTGELARRLQGTGVTVNSVDPGVVYTEIMKHFSWSYRFVFWLFTFFCKDIRQGAIPVLYLSLAKELDGVSGKYFSSSCMITLPTKAAHDPQVAQSLWNASVRLTNLDKMD, encoded by the exons ATGCCAGTGCGGCAGCCCAGCTCCTCCAGTGGCAGGGCGGCAGGGCAGCAAGTCTTTGCCATGTTGTGGTGGTCTCTCCTCAGTGCCCTGCTCTGGGGCCCTGGCTTTGTCCTGCTCATGCTGGTCCTCCTGCTTAGACGAAGTGTGCGGCTCTGGCATGAGTCTTATCTTTGGGACCTCCAGCAGTGCGCTGCAGACCTAACTGGGAAGACAGCGGTGGTGACTGGAGCCAGCAGCG GCATCGGGAAGGCTGTATCCCAGGAGCTGGCCTGCCGTGGGGCCCGTGTGATTCTCGCCTGCCGCAACTGGGAGCGTGGACAGCAAGCCCTGGCTGAGATCCAAGCAGCCTCAAAGAACAACTGCCTCCTGCTTTGCCAGGTGGACTTGAGCTCTATGGCCTCCATCCGGAGCTTTGCCCGCTGGCTTCTGCAGGAGTATCCTGAGATACATCTGCTCGTTAACAATGCTGGAATCTGCG gatTCCCCAGGACACTTACCCCAGAGGGCCTTGATCTCACCTTTGCCACTAACTATGTTGGGCCCTTTCTGCTTACAAATCTACTCCAAG GGGCCCTACAACGGGCAGGGTCAGCCCGGGTAGTGAATGTGTCTTCCTTTCGGCATGCATATGGGTATGTTGATGAGAAGCACCTGACAGGGGCTGGTAAGCCTTTGGCCTTTAACCAGAACTATGACTGCAGCAAACTGCTCTTGACCTCCTTCACTGGGGAGCTTGCCCGGAGACTTCAAGGGACAG GTGTGACTGTGAACTCCGTGGACCCAGGCGTAGTATACACAGAGATCATGAAGCATTTCTCTTGGTCCTACCGCTTCGTCTTCTGGCTCTTCACCTTCTTCTgtaag GACATTAGACAAGGTGCGATCCCAGTCCTCTACCTGAGCTTGGCAAAGGAGCTGGATGgtgtttctggaaaatattttagcagTTCCTGTATGATAACTCTTCCCACTAAAGCTGCTCACGATCCCCAAGTGGCCCAAAGCCTCTGGAATGCCTCGGTCCGGCTAACAAACCTCGATAAGATGGACTGA
- the C4H2orf81 gene encoding uncharacterized protein C2orf81 homolog isoform X1, with protein MAHEGSDMPLDVFIKLELMFLKRQERQIRDRGVTRSKAEKARPPAVQVPQVDIVPGRLTEAEWMALMALEEGEDVVGDILADLLSRVMDSAFKVYLTQQCVPFTVSQAREAMLQITEWRFLARDEGESAVAEDPTWGEDEEPFACTTDAWAQGSVPVLHAPAFMGPEDTFQGEDQGRVMARGSQEQMESWEHSPELQFTPGPPPTPELFQETGSRGPLVDLDIQARDHQATVRSLNVSRQPSVELAPDGSPHPSLELSQVASTQTLARRAQPRGSQSLLEDLHYCTSQPHVAGDGLKCKKEDVPRISSGVSGAGLSSGSSTTLSRFASLEPRQPRFTDALRSGLPYRMGLKAGACLDPTRLPRHWVRPLAEVLVPDSEARHLEAYRGRRRVAKTKAPQPSARPLASGPGVRVSPTVFFSLPPSTPFHALGRSPGLQSPTLSLGLPSPGFGSKLPFPRPGLGFLATHLAFPDLARSPSPKLWPGAKWPSGWEGEAELLGEVWAGRSRVNPQGLDPRDREGQDPHRWPQMAPRVLEATSQVMWKPMLLPDAMKLAPGVSMWNPSTQVLLRAAVPQQEDKESVTSLPIEQHPIQTDAPKPQVSVGELVKHPTPKVWSSLPKHLPSSGP; from the exons ATGGCTCACGAAGGCTCG gatATGCCTTTGGATGTGTTCATAAAACTGGAACTGATGTTTTTGAAG aggcaggagagacagaTCCGGGACCGCGGGGTGACCCGATCCAAGGCGGAAAAGGCGCGGCCTCCTGCGGTGCAGGTGCCACAGGTGGACATCGTGCCTGGGCGGCTCACGGAGGCTGAATGGATGGCGCTCATGGCTCTAGAGGAGGGAGAGGATGTTGTGGGGGACATCTTGGCTGATCTGCTGTCGCGCGTCATGGACTCTGCCTTCAAAGTCTACTTGACCCAGCAG TGCGTTCCATTCACCGTTAGCCAGGCCCGAGAGGCCATGCTACAGATCACTGAGTGGCGCTTCCTGGCCAGGGATGAGGGAGAATCTGCAGTGGCCGAGGACCCCACGTGGGGCGAGGACGAGGAACCCTTTGCATGCACGACGGATGCCTGGGCTCAGGGATCAGTGCCCGTGCTTCATGCACCCGCCTTCATGGGGCCAGAGGACACCTTCCAAGGCGAG GACCAAGGGAGAGTGATGGCGAGAGGCTCTCAGGAGCAGATGGAATCTTGGGAGCATTCTCCAGAGCTACAATTCACTCCAGGCCCCCCACCTACCCCAGAGCTGTTTCAGGAGACAGGGTCTAGGGGTCCTTTAGTGGACTTGGACATCCAGGCCAGAGACCACCAGGCCACTGTGCGGTCCTTGAACGTGAGCCGCCAGCCGTCGGTGGAGCTGGCTCCAGATGGCAGTCCCCACCCTTCTCTGGAGCTGTCCCAGGTAGCCAGCACCCAGACCTTGGCCCGGAGGGCACAGCCCCGCGGCTCCCAGTCCTTGCTGGAGGACCTCCATTATTGCACGTCCCAACCGCACGTAGCTGGGGACGGGCTGAAGTGCAAGAAGGAGGATGTGCCCCGCATCAGCTCGGGGGTGTCGGGGGCCGGCCTTTCCTCGGGCTCTTCCACCACGCTGAGCCGTTTCGCCTCATTAGAGCCACGGCAGCCCAGGTTCACGGATGCGCTGCGGAGCGGACTTCCCTACAGGATGGGCCTCAAGGCTGGGGCATGTCTGGACCCCACGCGCCTGCCACGCCATTGGGTGCGCCCGCTGGCCGAGGTTCTGGTTCCGGACTCTGAGGCACGCCACCTGGAAGCCTACCGCGGGCGCCGAAGGGTTGCGAAGACCAAGGCTCCCCAGCCCTCCGCCAGACCCCTAGCATCCGGACCCGGCGTCCGCGTCTCCCCGacagttttcttctctctcccacctaGCACTCCTTTCCATGCCTTGGGCCGGAGCCCTGGCCTCCAGTCCCCCACTTTAAGCTTAGGCCTACCATCGCCAGGCTTTGGGTCAAAATTGCCCTTTCCCAGACCTGGGCTTGGCTTTCTTGCCACGCACCTGGCCTTCCCTGATCTGGCCCGGAGCCCCAGCCCCAAACTGTGGCCTGGTGCCAAGTGGCCCagtggctgggagggggaggctgaGTTGCTGGGCGAGGTGTGGGCCGGCCGCAGCCGTGTAAATCCACAGGGCCTGGATCCCAGGGACCGGGAGGGTCAGGATCCTCACAGGTGGCCACAAATGGCACCCCGAGTCCTTGAGGCCACGTCCCAGGTGATGTGGAAGCCCATGTTGCTGCCTGATGCAATGAAGCTGGCTCCTGGTGTGAGCATGTGGAACCCAAGCACCCAGGTGCTGCTCAGGGCTGCAGTACCCCAGCAGGAGGACAAAGAAAGCGTCACCTCTCTCCCCATTGAACAGCACCCCATCCAGACAGATGCCCCAAAGCCTCAGGTGTCCGTGGGAGAACTGGTTAAGCACCCAACCCCCAAAGTGTGGTCATCCCTCCCCAAGCACCTGCCCTCTTCTGGGCCCTGA
- the C4H2orf81 gene encoding uncharacterized protein C2orf81 homolog isoform X2 has translation MAHEGSRQERQIRDRGVTRSKAEKARPPAVQVPQVDIVPGRLTEAEWMALMALEEGEDVVGDILADLLSRVMDSAFKVYLTQQCVPFTVSQAREAMLQITEWRFLARDEGESAVAEDPTWGEDEEPFACTTDAWAQGSVPVLHAPAFMGPEDTFQGEDQGRVMARGSQEQMESWEHSPELQFTPGPPPTPELFQETGSRGPLVDLDIQARDHQATVRSLNVSRQPSVELAPDGSPHPSLELSQVASTQTLARRAQPRGSQSLLEDLHYCTSQPHVAGDGLKCKKEDVPRISSGVSGAGLSSGSSTTLSRFASLEPRQPRFTDALRSGLPYRMGLKAGACLDPTRLPRHWVRPLAEVLVPDSEARHLEAYRGRRRVAKTKAPQPSARPLASGPGVRVSPTVFFSLPPSTPFHALGRSPGLQSPTLSLGLPSPGFGSKLPFPRPGLGFLATHLAFPDLARSPSPKLWPGAKWPSGWEGEAELLGEVWAGRSRVNPQGLDPRDREGQDPHRWPQMAPRVLEATSQVMWKPMLLPDAMKLAPGVSMWNPSTQVLLRAAVPQQEDKESVTSLPIEQHPIQTDAPKPQVSVGELVKHPTPKVWSSLPKHLPSSGP, from the exons ATGGCTCACGAAGGCTCG aggcaggagagacagaTCCGGGACCGCGGGGTGACCCGATCCAAGGCGGAAAAGGCGCGGCCTCCTGCGGTGCAGGTGCCACAGGTGGACATCGTGCCTGGGCGGCTCACGGAGGCTGAATGGATGGCGCTCATGGCTCTAGAGGAGGGAGAGGATGTTGTGGGGGACATCTTGGCTGATCTGCTGTCGCGCGTCATGGACTCTGCCTTCAAAGTCTACTTGACCCAGCAG TGCGTTCCATTCACCGTTAGCCAGGCCCGAGAGGCCATGCTACAGATCACTGAGTGGCGCTTCCTGGCCAGGGATGAGGGAGAATCTGCAGTGGCCGAGGACCCCACGTGGGGCGAGGACGAGGAACCCTTTGCATGCACGACGGATGCCTGGGCTCAGGGATCAGTGCCCGTGCTTCATGCACCCGCCTTCATGGGGCCAGAGGACACCTTCCAAGGCGAG GACCAAGGGAGAGTGATGGCGAGAGGCTCTCAGGAGCAGATGGAATCTTGGGAGCATTCTCCAGAGCTACAATTCACTCCAGGCCCCCCACCTACCCCAGAGCTGTTTCAGGAGACAGGGTCTAGGGGTCCTTTAGTGGACTTGGACATCCAGGCCAGAGACCACCAGGCCACTGTGCGGTCCTTGAACGTGAGCCGCCAGCCGTCGGTGGAGCTGGCTCCAGATGGCAGTCCCCACCCTTCTCTGGAGCTGTCCCAGGTAGCCAGCACCCAGACCTTGGCCCGGAGGGCACAGCCCCGCGGCTCCCAGTCCTTGCTGGAGGACCTCCATTATTGCACGTCCCAACCGCACGTAGCTGGGGACGGGCTGAAGTGCAAGAAGGAGGATGTGCCCCGCATCAGCTCGGGGGTGTCGGGGGCCGGCCTTTCCTCGGGCTCTTCCACCACGCTGAGCCGTTTCGCCTCATTAGAGCCACGGCAGCCCAGGTTCACGGATGCGCTGCGGAGCGGACTTCCCTACAGGATGGGCCTCAAGGCTGGGGCATGTCTGGACCCCACGCGCCTGCCACGCCATTGGGTGCGCCCGCTGGCCGAGGTTCTGGTTCCGGACTCTGAGGCACGCCACCTGGAAGCCTACCGCGGGCGCCGAAGGGTTGCGAAGACCAAGGCTCCCCAGCCCTCCGCCAGACCCCTAGCATCCGGACCCGGCGTCCGCGTCTCCCCGacagttttcttctctctcccacctaGCACTCCTTTCCATGCCTTGGGCCGGAGCCCTGGCCTCCAGTCCCCCACTTTAAGCTTAGGCCTACCATCGCCAGGCTTTGGGTCAAAATTGCCCTTTCCCAGACCTGGGCTTGGCTTTCTTGCCACGCACCTGGCCTTCCCTGATCTGGCCCGGAGCCCCAGCCCCAAACTGTGGCCTGGTGCCAAGTGGCCCagtggctgggagggggaggctgaGTTGCTGGGCGAGGTGTGGGCCGGCCGCAGCCGTGTAAATCCACAGGGCCTGGATCCCAGGGACCGGGAGGGTCAGGATCCTCACAGGTGGCCACAAATGGCACCCCGAGTCCTTGAGGCCACGTCCCAGGTGATGTGGAAGCCCATGTTGCTGCCTGATGCAATGAAGCTGGCTCCTGGTGTGAGCATGTGGAACCCAAGCACCCAGGTGCTGCTCAGGGCTGCAGTACCCCAGCAGGAGGACAAAGAAAGCGTCACCTCTCTCCCCATTGAACAGCACCCCATCCAGACAGATGCCCCAAAGCCTCAGGTGTCCGTGGGAGAACTGGTTAAGCACCCAACCCCCAAAGTGTGGTCATCCCTCCCCAAGCACCTGCCCTCTTCTGGGCCCTGA
- the WDR54 gene encoding WD repeat-containing protein 54 isoform X2 codes for MFRRERSLPLRGSAAALCNNLSVLQMPARNLTHFGVVHGPSAQLLSAAPEGVPLAQRKLHAKEGAGVSPPLITQMYESDGSVMVYWHALDSGDASPVQAVFARGIASSGHFICVGTWSGRVLVFDIPAKGPNIVLSEELAGHQTSVTDIATEPAQGQDCVADMVTADDSGLLCVWRSGPEFKLMTQIPGFGVPCPSVQLWHGAVAAGYGDGQVRLYEASTGTLHVQISAHARAICALDLAPEVGKLLSAAEDTFVHIWKLSRSPESGHTEVEHCHGECVPDTQVCGARFCDPSGSSFAVTGYDLAEILRFSSV; via the exons ATGTTCCGCCGGGAGCGCTCTCTTCCCCTTCGAGGTTCGGCTGCAGCCCTATGCAACAACCTCAGTGTGCTGCAGATGCCCGCCCGAAACCTCACACATTTTGGGGTAGTCCATGGACCCAGCGCCCAGCTTCTCAGCGCAGCTCCTGAGGGTGTGCCCTTGGCCCAGCGCAAGCTCCACGCTAAGGAGGGAGCTGGAGTGAGCCCTCCACTTATCACCCAG ATGTATGAGTCAGATGGCTCTGTCATGGTCTATTGGCACGCACTGGACTCTGGAGATGCGTCTCCAG TACAGGCTGTGTTTGCCCGAGGAATTGCTTCCAGTGGCCACTTCATCTGTGTGG GAACGTGGTCAGGCCGCGTACTGGTGTTTGACATCCCAGCCAAGGGTCCCAACATTGTACTGAGTGAAGAGCTGGCTGGGCACCAGACATCAGTCACAGACATTGCAACCGAGCCTGCCCAGGGACAG GACTGTGTGGCTGACATGGTGACGGCAGATGACTCAGGCTTGCTGTGTGTCTGGCGGTCAGGTCCCGAATTCAAATTAATGACCCAAATTCCAGGATTTGG GGTCCCTTGCCCTTCCGTGCAACTGTGGCACGGGGCAGTAGCAGCAGGCTACGGGGATGGGCAAGTGCGTCTGTACGAGGCCAGTACAGGAACTCTGCACGTCCAGATCAGCGCCCACGCCCGGGCCATCTGTGCCCTGGACCTGGCTCCCGAGGTGGGCAAG cttctcTCTGCAGCTGAGGACACCTTTGTACACATCTGGAAGCTGAGCAGAAGCCCAGAGAGTGGCCACACTGAG GTGGAACACTGTCATGGTGAGTGTGTACCTGACACCCAGGTGTGTGGTGCCCGATTCTGTGACCCCTCAGGCAGCTCCTTTGCTGTGACCGGCTATGACCTTGCTGAGATCCTGAGATTCAGCAGCGTGTGA
- the WDR54 gene encoding WD repeat-containing protein 54 isoform X1, with amino-acid sequence MFRRERSLPLRGSAAALCNNLSVLQMPARNLTHFGVVHGPSAQLLSAAPEGVPLAQRKLHAKEGAGVSPPLITQVHWCVLPFRVLLVLTSHRGIQMYESDGSVMVYWHALDSGDASPVQAVFARGIASSGHFICVGTWSGRVLVFDIPAKGPNIVLSEELAGHQTSVTDIATEPAQGQDCVADMVTADDSGLLCVWRSGPEFKLMTQIPGFGVPCPSVQLWHGAVAAGYGDGQVRLYEASTGTLHVQISAHARAICALDLAPEVGKLLSAAEDTFVHIWKLSRSPESGHTEVEHCHGECVPDTQVCGARFCDPSGSSFAVTGYDLAEILRFSSV; translated from the exons ATGTTCCGCCGGGAGCGCTCTCTTCCCCTTCGAGGTTCGGCTGCAGCCCTATGCAACAACCTCAGTGTGCTGCAGATGCCCGCCCGAAACCTCACACATTTTGGGGTAGTCCATGGACCCAGCGCCCAGCTTCTCAGCGCAGCTCCTGAGGGTGTGCCCTTGGCCCAGCGCAAGCTCCACGCTAAGGAGGGAGCTGGAGTGAGCCCTCCACTTATCACCCAG GTCCATTGGTGTGTCCTCCCCTTCCGAGTGCTGCTGGTACTCACCTCACATCGAGGAATACAG ATGTATGAGTCAGATGGCTCTGTCATGGTCTATTGGCACGCACTGGACTCTGGAGATGCGTCTCCAG TACAGGCTGTGTTTGCCCGAGGAATTGCTTCCAGTGGCCACTTCATCTGTGTGG GAACGTGGTCAGGCCGCGTACTGGTGTTTGACATCCCAGCCAAGGGTCCCAACATTGTACTGAGTGAAGAGCTGGCTGGGCACCAGACATCAGTCACAGACATTGCAACCGAGCCTGCCCAGGGACAG GACTGTGTGGCTGACATGGTGACGGCAGATGACTCAGGCTTGCTGTGTGTCTGGCGGTCAGGTCCCGAATTCAAATTAATGACCCAAATTCCAGGATTTGG GGTCCCTTGCCCTTCCGTGCAACTGTGGCACGGGGCAGTAGCAGCAGGCTACGGGGATGGGCAAGTGCGTCTGTACGAGGCCAGTACAGGAACTCTGCACGTCCAGATCAGCGCCCACGCCCGGGCCATCTGTGCCCTGGACCTGGCTCCCGAGGTGGGCAAG cttctcTCTGCAGCTGAGGACACCTTTGTACACATCTGGAAGCTGAGCAGAAGCCCAGAGAGTGGCCACACTGAG GTGGAACACTGTCATGGTGAGTGTGTACCTGACACCCAGGTGTGTGGTGCCCGATTCTGTGACCCCTCAGGCAGCTCCTTTGCTGTGACCGGCTATGACCTTGCTGAGATCCTGAGATTCAGCAGCGTGTGA
- the WDR54 gene encoding WD repeat-containing protein 54 isoform X3, giving the protein MFRRERSLPLRGSAAALCNNLSVLQMPARNLTHFGVVHGPSAQLLSAAPEGVPLAQRKLHAKEGAGVSPPLITQVHWCVLPFRVLLVLTSHRGIQMYESDGSVMVYWHALDSGDASPVQAVFARGIASSGHFICVGTWSGRVLVFDIPAKGPNIVLSEELAGHQTSVTDIATEPAQGQDCVADMVTADDSGLLCVWRSGPEFKLMTQIPGFGVPCPSVQLWHGAVAAGYGDGQVRLYEASTGTLHVQISAHARAICALDLAPEVGKLLSAAEDTFVHIWKLSRSPESGHTEAAPLL; this is encoded by the exons ATGTTCCGCCGGGAGCGCTCTCTTCCCCTTCGAGGTTCGGCTGCAGCCCTATGCAACAACCTCAGTGTGCTGCAGATGCCCGCCCGAAACCTCACACATTTTGGGGTAGTCCATGGACCCAGCGCCCAGCTTCTCAGCGCAGCTCCTGAGGGTGTGCCCTTGGCCCAGCGCAAGCTCCACGCTAAGGAGGGAGCTGGAGTGAGCCCTCCACTTATCACCCAG GTCCATTGGTGTGTCCTCCCCTTCCGAGTGCTGCTGGTACTCACCTCACATCGAGGAATACAG ATGTATGAGTCAGATGGCTCTGTCATGGTCTATTGGCACGCACTGGACTCTGGAGATGCGTCTCCAG TACAGGCTGTGTTTGCCCGAGGAATTGCTTCCAGTGGCCACTTCATCTGTGTGG GAACGTGGTCAGGCCGCGTACTGGTGTTTGACATCCCAGCCAAGGGTCCCAACATTGTACTGAGTGAAGAGCTGGCTGGGCACCAGACATCAGTCACAGACATTGCAACCGAGCCTGCCCAGGGACAG GACTGTGTGGCTGACATGGTGACGGCAGATGACTCAGGCTTGCTGTGTGTCTGGCGGTCAGGTCCCGAATTCAAATTAATGACCCAAATTCCAGGATTTGG GGTCCCTTGCCCTTCCGTGCAACTGTGGCACGGGGCAGTAGCAGCAGGCTACGGGGATGGGCAAGTGCGTCTGTACGAGGCCAGTACAGGAACTCTGCACGTCCAGATCAGCGCCCACGCCCGGGCCATCTGTGCCCTGGACCTGGCTCCCGAGGTGGGCAAG cttctcTCTGCAGCTGAGGACACCTTTGTACACATCTGGAAGCTGAGCAGAAGCCCAGAGAGTGGCCACACTGAG GCAGCTCCTTTGCTGTGA
- the LOC100475158 gene encoding retinol dehydrogenase 12-like isoform X1, with product MPVRQPSSSSGRAAGQQVFAMLWWSLLSALLWGPGFVLLMLVLLLRRSVRLWHESYLWDLQQCAADLTGKTAVVTGASSGIGKAVSQELACRGARVILACRNWERGQQALAEIQAASKNNCLLLCQVDLSSMASIRSFARWLLQEYPEIHLLVNNAGICGFPRTLTPEGLDLTFATNYVGPFLLTNLLQGALQRAGSARVVNVSSFRHAYGYVDEKHLTGAGKPLAFNQNYDCSKLLLTSFTGELARRLQGTGVTVNSVDPGVVYTEIMKHFSWSYRFVFWLFTFFCKVGRGGAGSVWTGRGRAVLLCVPSKGETAWPDSSSPLQDIRQGAIPVLYLSLAKELDGVSGKYFSSSCMITLPTKAAHDPQVAQSLWNASVRLTNLDKMD from the exons ATGCCAGTGCGGCAGCCCAGCTCCTCCAGTGGCAGGGCGGCAGGGCAGCAAGTCTTTGCCATGTTGTGGTGGTCTCTCCTCAGTGCCCTGCTCTGGGGCCCTGGCTTTGTCCTGCTCATGCTGGTCCTCCTGCTTAGACGAAGTGTGCGGCTCTGGCATGAGTCTTATCTTTGGGACCTCCAGCAGTGCGCTGCAGACCTAACTGGGAAGACAGCGGTGGTGACTGGAGCCAGCAGCG GCATCGGGAAGGCTGTATCCCAGGAGCTGGCCTGCCGTGGGGCCCGTGTGATTCTCGCCTGCCGCAACTGGGAGCGTGGACAGCAAGCCCTGGCTGAGATCCAAGCAGCCTCAAAGAACAACTGCCTCCTGCTTTGCCAGGTGGACTTGAGCTCTATGGCCTCCATCCGGAGCTTTGCCCGCTGGCTTCTGCAGGAGTATCCTGAGATACATCTGCTCGTTAACAATGCTGGAATCTGCG gatTCCCCAGGACACTTACCCCAGAGGGCCTTGATCTCACCTTTGCCACTAACTATGTTGGGCCCTTTCTGCTTACAAATCTACTCCAAG GGGCCCTACAACGGGCAGGGTCAGCCCGGGTAGTGAATGTGTCTTCCTTTCGGCATGCATATGGGTATGTTGATGAGAAGCACCTGACAGGGGCTGGTAAGCCTTTGGCCTTTAACCAGAACTATGACTGCAGCAAACTGCTCTTGACCTCCTTCACTGGGGAGCTTGCCCGGAGACTTCAAGGGACAG GTGTGACTGTGAACTCCGTGGACCCAGGCGTAGTATACACAGAGATCATGAAGCATTTCTCTTGGTCCTACCGCTTCGTCTTCTGGCTCTTCACCTTCTTCTgtaaggtggggaggggaggagctggctCAGTCtggacagggagaggcagggctgtgCTTCTGTGTGTCCCCAGCAAGGGAGAGACAGCTTGGCCTGACTCCTCTTCCCCTCTACAGGACATTAGACAAGGTGCGATCCCAGTCCTCTACCTGAGCTTGGCAAAGGAGCTGGATGgtgtttctggaaaatattttagcagTTCCTGTATGATAACTCTTCCCACTAAAGCTGCTCACGATCCCCAAGTGGCCCAAAGCCTCTGGAATGCCTCGGTCCGGCTAACAAACCTCGATAAGATGGACTGA
- the LOC100475158 gene encoding retinol dehydrogenase 11-like isoform X3 codes for MPVRQPSSSSGRAAGQQVFAMLWWSLLSALLWGPGFVLLMLVLLLRRSVRLWHESYLWDLQQCAADLTGKTAVVTGASSGIGKAVSQELACRGARVILACRNWERGQQALAEIQAASKNNCLLLCQVDLSSMASIRSFARWLLQEYPEIHLLVNNAGICGFPRTLTPEGLDLTFATNYVGPFLLTNLLQGALQRAGSARVVNVSSFRHAYGYVDEKHLTGAGKPLAFNQNYDCSKLLLTSFTGELARRLQGTGVTVNSVDPGVVYTEIMKHFSWSYRFVFWLFTFF; via the exons ATGCCAGTGCGGCAGCCCAGCTCCTCCAGTGGCAGGGCGGCAGGGCAGCAAGTCTTTGCCATGTTGTGGTGGTCTCTCCTCAGTGCCCTGCTCTGGGGCCCTGGCTTTGTCCTGCTCATGCTGGTCCTCCTGCTTAGACGAAGTGTGCGGCTCTGGCATGAGTCTTATCTTTGGGACCTCCAGCAGTGCGCTGCAGACCTAACTGGGAAGACAGCGGTGGTGACTGGAGCCAGCAGCG GCATCGGGAAGGCTGTATCCCAGGAGCTGGCCTGCCGTGGGGCCCGTGTGATTCTCGCCTGCCGCAACTGGGAGCGTGGACAGCAAGCCCTGGCTGAGATCCAAGCAGCCTCAAAGAACAACTGCCTCCTGCTTTGCCAGGTGGACTTGAGCTCTATGGCCTCCATCCGGAGCTTTGCCCGCTGGCTTCTGCAGGAGTATCCTGAGATACATCTGCTCGTTAACAATGCTGGAATCTGCG gatTCCCCAGGACACTTACCCCAGAGGGCCTTGATCTCACCTTTGCCACTAACTATGTTGGGCCCTTTCTGCTTACAAATCTACTCCAAG GGGCCCTACAACGGGCAGGGTCAGCCCGGGTAGTGAATGTGTCTTCCTTTCGGCATGCATATGGGTATGTTGATGAGAAGCACCTGACAGGGGCTGGTAAGCCTTTGGCCTTTAACCAGAACTATGACTGCAGCAAACTGCTCTTGACCTCCTTCACTGGGGAGCTTGCCCGGAGACTTCAAGGGACAG GTGTGACTGTGAACTCCGTGGACCCAGGCGTAGTATACACAGAGATCATGAAGCATTTCTCTTGGTCCTACCGCTTCGTCTTCTGGCTCTTCACCTTCTTCT GA